GCACCGTCCTGTTGGAACCAGGTGGCCGAATATTTTCGTTTTCGCTTCAGTTCGGGAATAAGAAACTCGGATAACATCGCGCGATACCGGTCTCCGTTCACTGTTCCATCGAAAACATACGGCCCCACTAAACCGTACTCAGCCACGCCCATCCAGacagtcaacttggcggagtGAAGGGGTTTCTCTTGTACGCTCATCGGGTTGTTGTCAGACCAGTACTGCATGTTCTGCTTGTTTACATCGCCGTTTATGTAAAAATGTGCTTCGTCTGTAACGAGTAAAGATTTCAAGGGAACCTCACCAGAATCAATCCTCTCGAGCATATCCGCAGCAAACGATTTTCTGGCATCATAATCAGTTTCTTCCAACTTctgggtaattaaaattttatatggaTGAAAGTTAAGGTCTTTCGATAAAATTTGTTGCATAGAAGATCGTTTAATTCCCAAATGTGCGGCTCGTTTTCGATAAGATTGGGTGGGACTAATCTGTACAGAATGCCTTACTCGTTCGACTGTTTCTGCTGTTCGTACGGATCGTTTTCGCCCGGTTGGCTTTTTTTTTCCAGCTTGAGAGGTTTCTTCGA
This region of Planococcus citri chromosome 5, ihPlaCitr1.1, whole genome shotgun sequence genomic DNA includes:
- the LOC135848033 gene encoding uncharacterized protein LOC135848033, with amino-acid sequence MVNVVPGSQGMPICRIMLQCIVFVMEKWTSPQRAFIVKAFYKNNDSYVKAIRAFRKQFNFHGKSAVPTRPTVKLWVKNFEETSQAGKKKPTGRKRSVRTAETVERVRHSVQISPTQSYRKRAAHLGIKRSSMQQILSKDLNFHPYKILITQKLEETDYDARKSFAADMLERIDSGEVPLKSLLVTDEAHFYINGDVNKQNMQYWSDNNPMSVQEKPLHSAKLTVWMGVAEYGLVGPYVFDGTVNGDRYRAMLSEFLIPELKRKRKYSATWFQQDGATCHSADKTITLLREHFHDRIISRNTKIPWPPRSPDLSACDYFLWGYLKSKVYVNKPQTLTDLQNNIIHECALISQGMLAKVFNNFRKRLEECVENDGKHLNCVIFKK